A stretch of the Filimonas lacunae genome encodes the following:
- a CDS encoding phage tail protein has product MADNGSAQNTIWPLVRFQFSVKIGSDEILFQEVTGLSSETQVIEYRVGNSQSYTSIKMPGIKKFGNVTLKKGIFQTDTKLWTMYNAIKMNTIARQTVVINLLDENNKEAMTWNLTNAFPCKMTITDMKSDANEAAVETIELAHEGFTLKTS; this is encoded by the coding sequence ATGGCAGATAATGGATCAGCACAGAATACGATATGGCCTTTGGTTAGGTTTCAGTTCTCTGTGAAAATTGGCAGCGATGAAATTCTTTTCCAGGAAGTAACAGGCCTTAGCTCTGAAACCCAGGTAATTGAATACCGTGTTGGCAATAGCCAAAGCTATACCAGCATTAAAATGCCAGGTATTAAGAAGTTTGGTAACGTTACTTTGAAAAAAGGCATATTCCAGACCGATACCAAGCTGTGGACGATGTACAATGCTATTAAAATGAACACCATTGCACGTCAAACGGTGGTAATTAACCTGCTGGACGAAAACAATAAGGAAGCCATGACCTGGAACCTTACCAATGCTTTCCCCTGCAAAATGACCATCACTGATATGAAGTCAGATGCCAACGAAGCAGCGGTAGAAACCATTGAATTAGCACACGAAGGCTTTACACTGAAGACATCGTAA
- a CDS encoding phage tail protein, with translation MSNKDYPYNIPRGFMFDVKVGTMNQVGEGMFQEVSGLNATLGTEELKEGGVNLYTTRLPGRAKYDNLVLKRGLLVGSPLTTWVFDALQNFLIDPQPVQVRLIDEQKKPIVTWSIKNAYPVAIKTDPFRAMDNALAIESLELAYTYFTRTNI, from the coding sequence ATGAGTAATAAGGATTATCCATATAATATCCCGCGGGGCTTTATGTTCGATGTAAAAGTCGGCACCATGAACCAGGTGGGGGAAGGTATGTTTCAGGAGGTAAGCGGTTTAAACGCTACGCTTGGAACCGAAGAGTTAAAGGAAGGAGGCGTAAACCTGTATACCACCAGGCTTCCCGGCAGGGCTAAATATGATAACCTGGTATTAAAGCGGGGGCTTTTGGTAGGCTCCCCGCTTACTACCTGGGTGTTTGATGCCTTACAAAATTTTTTAATTGATCCGCAACCGGTGCAGGTAAGGCTGATAGACGAACAGAAAAAGCCTATTGTTACCTGGAGCATTAAAAATGCCTACCCGGTAGCTATCAAAACAGATCCGTTCAGGGCCATGGATAACGCATTAGCCATTGAGTCGCTGGAGCTGGCATATACTTATTTTACAAGAACCAATATCTAA
- a CDS encoding CIS tube protein, whose amino-acid sequence MSLVKLLLQSYNNPACTGSALGSINALVNPEKYTKNNSVNYEEEPEINNPAGSLAFAGVASGSLNLNGLMVDGTGVIPLLGASSVQDYISKLEKVVYTYNGDMHKPPFVKVTWGSLIFKGVCTQFNTNYTLFKPDGTALRATVDITLKSTIDNKTKAKEADNHSPDLTHMRVVKAGDTLPLMSYQIYGDSAYYLEIARYNKLDNIYHLKPGMQLYFPPLKK is encoded by the coding sequence ATGTCGTTGGTAAAACTATTGTTACAGAGTTACAATAACCCCGCTTGTACAGGTAGCGCGCTGGGTAGTATAAACGCATTGGTAAACCCGGAAAAATACACCAAAAACAATAGCGTAAACTATGAAGAAGAACCGGAGATTAATAATCCTGCCGGTTCATTGGCGTTTGCAGGTGTGGCCAGTGGTTCTTTAAACCTGAATGGGTTAATGGTAGACGGCACAGGTGTTATTCCTTTACTGGGTGCCAGTAGTGTGCAGGATTATATTAGTAAACTGGAAAAAGTGGTATACACCTACAATGGTGATATGCACAAACCGCCTTTTGTAAAAGTTACCTGGGGTAGCCTTATTTTTAAGGGAGTGTGTACACAGTTCAATACCAACTACACACTGTTTAAACCCGATGGCACTGCTTTGCGCGCCACGGTAGACATTACCTTAAAATCAACTATTGATAACAAAACCAAGGCGAAAGAAGCAGACAATCATTCGCCCGACCTTACACATATGCGGGTAGTGAAGGCAGGAGATACCCTGCCGTTGATGAGTTACCAGATATATGGTGATAGTGCTTATTACCTGGAAATTGCCCGTTACAATAAATTAGACAACATATATCACTTAAAACCGGGGATGCAGTTGTATTTTCCACCACTAAAAAAATAA
- a CDS encoding DUF5908 family protein, with protein MPLEIRELVIKVTVEEQAGRQQQADLAKTLQTLKNQVVKECMDQIKTKLENSLER; from the coding sequence ATGCCATTGGAAATAAGAGAGCTGGTGATTAAAGTAACGGTAGAAGAACAGGCAGGCAGGCAACAGCAGGCCGACCTGGCTAAAACACTGCAGACTTTAAAAAACCAGGTGGTGAAAGAGTGCATGGATCAGATTAAAACAAAACTGGAAAATTCGCTGGAGAGATAA